The Streptomyces halobius genomic interval TCGGATACACCGTCTCATGCGACGCGGACAGTTCCTCCGAAGTCCACCACCTCAGCCCCGAGACGCTGCGTCGCTCCAGGTCCGTGTGGCCGCCGGTGTGCGTGACGGTGTGGTCGGTTCGTCCCAGGTAATACCATTCATCCTGCTCCCAGCGCCGCCCGTCGAACGGGAAGGAGCAGCGGCGTTTCCACAGAACGGGCCCGATGACGGCGTCTGTGATGCCGGTCTCCTCGGCGAGTTCGCGGCGGGCCGCCGCCTCGCGGGTCTCGGTGCCTTCCACGCCGCCGCCGGGGGTGAACCACCAGGTGTCCGTCGGGTCGTCCGGTTCGAAGCCGTGCAACAGCAGGATCCGGTCGTCGGGGTCGAGCAGGACGACACGTGCGACCTGGCGCACCTCGGCCGGCTCCTCGTAAGCCGCTCCCGGGCCCGCACCCACGCTCGGGTCCTGACTCATGCGATTGGTCATGCCCTGACTCACACCCTGGCTCGCACCCGGCTCACACCCCGACTCATCCCCTGCATCATCTCCCCCGGTCCGGCGCCCCGGCCCGGAGAGCCCGCGACTCGTACCGTCGTCCGCATCCTCCACGCCCGGCCCCTATCCACGACGCCTGCGCGCCTTGCGCCGGGCGATCGGCCCGTAGGCCGCGCCGACGAGGACGAGGACCGCGCCAACGAGGACGGCGAGAGTGAGGGGCTGTACCGGGCCGGGCCGGGAGGTGCCGCCCGGCAGCTCCGTGAATGCCGCGGGGCGCTGCATCACGCCGATACTGCCGAGCGGCCAGGCAAGGGCGTCCACCCGGGCCTGGACGGCGCTGCGCGGGACCGAGCCGTGGTCGCCGTCGGTGAGATGGCCCCGGGAGTCGAGGGAGTCGCTGCGGTGATCGCCGAGGAGGAAGAGCTGACCGGCGGGCACGGTGGCCTTGAAGCCGACGGGTGAGGCGGGTCCGTCGCCTTGCAGATACGGTTCCTCGACCGGGGTTCCGTTGATGGTGAGACGGCCGCCCTTGGTGCAGCAGGCGATCTTGTCGCCGCCGACACCGACGACACGCTTGACCATCGGCATATCGCCCCAGACCTTGTCCGTGAAGACGACGACGTCGCCGCGGCGGATCGCGGGGCCGTCGACCCTCTCGGCCAGCACCCGGGCCCCGGCGGAGATCGTCGGCGACATCGAATCCGTCGGGACCGTGTACGGACGGTAGACCAGCGCCCCCCAGACGAAGCCGCCGAGGAACAGCGCACAACCGAGGGCCACAGCGAGACCGGACAGCACACTGCCCGTGGTCCGGCCGCGGGCCGTGTGCTGTCCGGTCTGGCGTTCCGTGCTGCAGCTCATCCCAGCGCTCCCACCCCGCGGGCACGGCCCGCATCGAAGATCTGGGACGGCACCCTACCTGGGGGTACGTTCCCCGGTCAGCCTTCGGCGGCGCCACAGAACGATCGGCACGGCGCCGGCGAGCCCCAGCGCGGCCGGAGCCGCGGCCAATGTCTGGTTGATCCCGGACTGGTCGAAGGTACCGGGCACCGGGAGGGTCGACCAGCGGTTGACGGGCCAGGCGATGGTGAAGGCGCGGCCGACGACCTCGTTGGCGGAGACGGTGCCGCCGCCCTCGAGGTTCTGGTGGTAGCGGGAGTCGAGGGAGTCGTCGCGGTGGTCACCCATGACCCAGATCCGGTCCTTGGGGACGTGGATCGGGCCGAACGGGCGGTCGCCGCAGGGCGTGGCGCCGGGGTAGACGTAGGAATCCTCCTTGAGCGCCTTGCCGTTGACCTTGACCGGGCCGGTGCCCTTGCACTCGACGGTGTCGCCGCCGACCGCGATGACCCGCTTGATCAGGTCCTTCTCCTCGGCGGACGGCATCAGGCCGATGAAGCTGAGGACCTTCTGGACGGGGTTGGGCTCGGGCGTCGGCGCCTCGTTGAGCCAGCCGCCCGGGTCGTGGAAGACGACGACCTCGCCGCGCTGCGGCTGGGACCCGAACCACGGTGTCAGCTTGTCGACG includes:
- a CDS encoding NUDIX hydrolase, whose protein sequence is MSQDPSVGAGPGAAYEEPAEVRQVARVVLLDPDDRILLLHGFEPDDPTDTWWFTPGGGVEGTETREAAARRELAEETGITDAVIGPVLWKRRCSFPFDGRRWEQDEWYYLGRTDHTVTHTGGHTDLERRSVSGLRWWTSEELSASHETVYPTRLAELLRTLLDEGPPSAPVLLETERV
- the lepB gene encoding signal peptidase I — its product is MGDLAVGARSGTEEPEEPEGQGKTPDPATSSVHLSKSKPQSQGPAQPDEPADGEESGSVKKAKKPRAFWKELPILIGIALLLALLIKTFLVQAFSIPSDSMQDTLQRGDRVLVDKLTPWFGSQPQRGEVVVFHDPGGWLNEAPTPEPNPVQKVLSFIGLMPSAEEKDLIKRVIAVGGDTVECKGTGPVKVNGKALKEDSYVYPGATPCGDRPFGPIHVPKDRIWVMGDHRDDSLDSRYHQNLEGGGTVSANEVVGRAFTIAWPVNRWSTLPVPGTFDQSGINQTLAAAPAALGLAGAVPIVLWRRRRLTGERTPR
- the lepB gene encoding signal peptidase I, whose product is MSCSTERQTGQHTARGRTTGSVLSGLAVALGCALFLGGFVWGALVYRPYTVPTDSMSPTISAGARVLAERVDGPAIRRGDVVVFTDKVWGDMPMVKRVVGVGGDKIACCTKGGRLTINGTPVEEPYLQGDGPASPVGFKATVPAGQLFLLGDHRSDSLDSRGHLTDGDHGSVPRSAVQARVDALAWPLGSIGVMQRPAAFTELPGGTSRPGPVQPLTLAVLVGAVLVLVGAAYGPIARRKARRRRG